One Drosophila subpulchrella strain 33 F10 #4 breed RU33 chromosome 2R, RU_Dsub_v1.1 Primary Assembly, whole genome shotgun sequence genomic window, CGATGAGGAGGCCCCAGCTGCTGAGGAGGAGCCAGAGCCAGTAGATAAGGAgaagaaaaagaagaagaagaaggatAAGGATAGGGACAGAGATGAAGCTCAGGAATAGAAATCGAATGTTTCTATAGGATTAGGTTTTATAGAGAACTCTACGCTTTTATGTAGAGACACCTACCAATTTGCTAGCTGTTAAGTTTAAGGAGTGTTTTTATGTGTAGAAGTGCATACTAATTACAAATGCATTTAAGTGACATTCGCAATGCAAtaaattgtacattttattGTGAAAGTCTTGGTAGTTTTGCAAGTTCTTAGTTCTCTTTAGCTTTACAGTTAGAAAGGCAGGTCTACGCAAATGGAAGGTGAGTttcaaattacattttaaaatttcttcaAGTGCTAATTTCGTTTGCGTTATCTGATGAGCAATAACTTTCGCCCCTAGCTGAAAAATGAAACTTCTCATGTTGAATGCGAGATTGGTCTTACTGAAAATATAACGCAACCGAAAGCGTAGAGCTACTTAAGACTTTTGTTGATTTTATCGACATGgatattaattttgattattttttatagCTTGGAAAACTACTAAAAGCACGACGACCATAAAAGACTACACGCAAGGTGAGTTTCCATTTGCGTAAATTTGTTGGCAATTTGTTTTCTGATGAGCATTAACTTTCGCCCCTATCTGAAATTGAAACTTCTCATGTTGAATGCGAGATTGGTCTtactgaaaataaataaaattataagcTCAAGAAgcttttttgtattttactaattaaaactttcataaatatttgcagTTTGACTGAATGACAACAATGAACTCATTCCCGTGAGCAGCAAGCTATTTAAGGTAagataacattttaatttcttattcCAATTTTTTCCTATGATGAGCATTAACTTTCGCCCCTATCTGAAATTGAAACTTCTCATGTTGAATGCGAGATTGGTCttactgaaatttatttttaatttaagaatgCACATTTTTGTATATGCGTTTCTCACAATTTCTATCTATCTATTTTACAGATTGCTGgacaaagttattaaataacaAGGATGgggatttaatttaaaaaaaaaaggtaaatattaatttaaaaaatagaaTAAGTTCTTATAGTGATGAGCATTAACTTTCGCCCCTATCTGAAATTGAAACTTCTCATGTTGAATGCGAGATTGGtcttactgaaatgtatttcaaCTAAAATCAATCGAAAACCTGCTGTGGCCTTTCTAATGGAATTGTTCTATCTTTTTCAGATTATCACATCATTTCTTCGTTAAGGAATCCGATTCCTATTGAAAAggtaaatattaatataagcACTGTTCTTGAAACTTTTGTTCcgaattgaaaaattatttattttgctttaaaactatttttaaaatctaatAATCTTGGTAAAATGATGAAAAGGAAAAGCTGAATTATGTGGCATGATTTTCACATTAACCGCAACAAAATCCTACTCCAATAGGTCCTACTGACAATTTCCACAATAAATAATCCTTTTTGtctaaaaataatccaacaaaTGACTAACAATTGACCttcttttgcatttttagTTCACGAAGCATGTTATTGATATATTTACCAAGGTAAATATAAAAGCTCTTTTCAAAAGTTTCTATTGAAAATGATGTAAAAAGAAAACTGAATTATGTGGCATGATTTTCACATTAACCGCAACAAATCCTACTCCAATAGGTCCTACTGAACATTTTCACAAgaaacaaaatgttatttttctCCGTGAACCAATTCTAATTCAAGTTTTCCTTACATTTTCAGTTGCTGGCGTCATCCCCATTCATCATATTATGGCTTACTAGTTCTAttgaaaacatattttttccaGGTACAGTACTGTCCAAAACACTGctttctatttttttatttactttgaagcgaaaataaatgtaaataaagaACACGTGACATTTGTTTAATGTGATTAGGTCATGCTTGCTTATAACCTAAAATACAGCTGAAGTCTTGGACCAGCCTGTTTGGGCGGGCAATATTTTCCAGGGGTGCAAAAAGAGCGCGAAAGAAGCCGGCGTGCATTGGCCTAAAAACTTTGAGTGCCATCACGTGTGTGTGCAGAAACGAGGTCCATTGTTGATCCTCAATAATGTACGCGTTATCTTTGCTTGTATTTGCGCTGCATAAAGGTAGAGAACACGTTTTCCATGACCTCAAAATATCAGCGTGTGGTTTTTCTCTACCTAATCAGCCCTGCGTTCCATTCCACTATCCCTGCCTATCGAACGCCATGTTGGATTATCGCAGTGTGTTTGTCTGTCACTATTTGTGTATGTATTCGGCTATGCTTTTTTCGACGCGTCGTCAACCAGAGCTGTGGGTTAAttgttaaaattattttggatATTTGCGACGCGCTTACGTACTTTCAAGAGCCGACAAGCTAACGGCTGTTATAACTCGTTTTGAATACAGGTAAGTAACCCTGACTGTGGTTAAAATGCGGTGCAAAAGGACATTGCCGGCATGGGAATTTCGGTACGGAGCGTAGAGGGTGCTTTCAAGTGACGCATGCGATCGGTTGTGTATGTATCCATCGCGACGCCATGTTGGATTTGAGTTTTTAGGTTATTGATTAGTTTTCTGCAAGAGCACGATTTTGAACTTATCTTTTCGCACGTGAAAATTAATAAAGGGCAATTGCTTGGAGGGCAAAAACATACCAAATGCAGTATATTTTGGAGGGAATAATATTAAGGGTGTGTAGGATATAGAAATGAAGGAAAAGCAGGTGTTTAGTAGTGCTTAAAAATTTAGAATTCCGGTACCATATCCTCGTACTTTCTGTTAATTTAGTAATTTAAGGTTTCTGTTTGGCCTAGAAAATTCTCAGCTTGCATAAAATTAGTGTTTGCAAACAAAGACTTTTCCTTAAGAAAATAATTTCCTTTGTATTGTCTTCTTCAGAATATTTTGTATCTACATCATAAATATCATGTGATTAGCACGTATCTCAAAGGCTTCTGCGATCGTTTTCCGATCAGGTAGAGCACTTCTAGTGTTGTAAAATCTGCGCATTTTCTCCGACCCGAAGTTCTCGTCCCTTCTCTTCGTCCTTTAGTTTTACATAACATAACTATCGGTTATCGAAGGGCGCACGTGCGTTCCGCTCCCCGCACCACCCCCTCTCCCACCTGAGCAGgcgaaagcaacaacaactgccGCTAGCCCATGCCATGCGTTCCCCGGAAATGCCTGGTAGTGGACAGCGGCCAGGGCTcacacgcacgcacacacactctcGCAATCACGCATGTGGCGGTGACGCTGAGTCGGAATCTGGATTATTTTGTGATCTGATCGCAGTGCAGTCTGAGTTTCCCCTCGGCTGCCGAATAAAAGTGCAATTTGTGACTGAAACAATTGCCAAACTCAACGACGATGAGTTTTGGCCACCGCTCGTAGTCAGCAATTGTGCggaaaggaaaataaaaggcTCGAAATGTTTTGATTGTGCTCTTCGCATCGCGTGTTTTTGCTGTTTGTGCGGGGGTGCGGCAGTAGGCGCTgaaccagcaacaacaatcgTGAACGTACCGCTTCTGTGATACTGAGTCTGTTTGCAAAAAGTGCGTACACAACTTTAcaaaacatttaataaaataaatcatataTAATAAACATCCTGTAAAATTGGGTTGCGGCTTAACCTTCGTGTGTATCTGCTGTTTTTTCGCAGCAGCAGGGCTCACAATTTGTAGACATTTAATACACAAGTATTAAATAACCAAAGTCTACTGTCCTTTTCACAAAGATTTTACATAGAAATTAGTACTGTAAAGTGATCGATTGAGTAAATTGATCAACCAGTGTTGGACAATGCCGCCATAATTTTCAAAACTGTCAGCACTGAAAGGCACCTTAATTTTGAGGTTAAAGTTTTTCCAATGCGTAATAATGATTTTTCCTCGTGTTCCGACAGCATGACTTACGAACTGCCTCCGATCATACTACAAGGCAAAGAACTGATCAAATACCGCCACCTGAAGCGCAAATATCCCGTGTCCAAGGACTTCCTGCAGCGCAACTGGTGGAATGTCAAGAGGTTTATAATCAACGCCCTCACTCCGCGCTGCATCCTCCGGAATTATGCCTGGCGCCGGCGACGCGGCCACCGCGTCGTTATCCTGCGTCGCGTCCGCATCCTGCTCTTCGATCCGCGGCTCAAGCGGATGATCAAGCGCCGTCTGCAGAACGTGCGCCAGTGGTCCAAGACCCTAGTGGGTCACTACAGAAAGATGGGCCGGATCGAGGAGTACGAGGAGACGGAGGTGTACAGCGTGGCCGAGCCCTTGGGAGCCGAGGAACTGTCCAAGCAGATGAAGCAGCAACTGGAGCTGCTCAAAACGGGCAAGAGAAGCCTGTCGCTCATAGAAGACGCCAATCCCAGTGCGGAGGTCCCACTCAAGAAGCTTAAAATACAGCCTGAGATTGCGGAGGAGACGCCCAGTGAAGAGGTCGATGATCACCTCGACGGTTCAGACCTCGCACCCTCCAAGGAGGCAGCCGAACGGACGCCCACAAAGTCGCCTGCACAAGTTACCGCCTCAGAGGATGCACCCACCCCGCCCACTCCCAGCAAGGAGCAAAGCGGCCAGACCAGCACCTGTTCCAGTGCCGAGAAGACGGACAAGGCGGAAAAGGCCGGTGGCAGCAAGTTTCTGGACATGCTCATGAGCAAGGTGCGCGTGAAGAACTTTGCCCGCGAGGACAACATCCCTTCGGAACCCACTGTGGCTCCATTCTGCGCATCCGAGGACGATGGCAGCGAGGACTTTGTGGGCTTCGACGAAAGTGTCCACCAGCCGGGCATGCTGCTCACTCCGCTGGTGCCCAGCAATTGTAAGACCACGGAGGGAAACTCTGCCTTTGTCAGCGAATCCCTGGATGCATACATGCGGGAGCATCACATCAAAGACCCGGATTCGGCGCAAGAAGAAAAGGACAAGTTGCTCGAGCCAATGGGGCACGATGGACAAGTTACCTCGCACAGTATGGCGCCGCCGATGGACATGCCTGCCGTCCCGGAGGCACTGCAGCGCTTGCGAACGGTGGCGGAGAGGCGTCAGTATCTGCAGCGTTGCAAGAACCACAAGATGGGCATCATTAATAATGAGGCTAATGTGTACAGGGAGTTGCAGCGTAAGCAGCGCCAGAGAAAGGTCAAGATCGGCGCCATGCAGGCCCTCCAGGCACCCGAATCCCAAATGCCATTCACACGCCAGGGCTGGCAAGCTGCCAGTTATGTGGCCACCGAGGACTCCAACTACTACTATCAGGTGGGTTTTCTATAAAGCTTTTTCACGTGGTATTTTCTTAATAGTCTCGAATTCATTCAGGTAATCCAGGTGGATGGAGAGATGGTTCGACTGCCAGGCGCCCGGGGAAATAATTTAAAGCGCGAGAAAAGTCCGTATTTGAGCAGGCTAACTCGCAAAGAAGAAAATGAACTAAAGTGCAGTGACGATTGCTTAGATACCCGTATCTGCCGGGAGTTAAAAGTGATTCCCACAAGAGTTAGCCCTCCGAGGAACCCCAAAGTCCTCAACCAGTTTCCGCTGCCCGCCATTTTCCGCCCCTGCCCGCTATCCAAGAAACCGCTGCAAAGGCCGCTGGACGATGATACAGCTGCGTTGCTCCTCGCAGGTGGCAGCATGGCGGTTGTTAGCATGCCAAATGTGCAGCTAGACGTAATGCCAGAGCTGGGCCGACCACTGGACGAGATTGCGAAGCGGTATCTGCAGCACATCCTGCCCCATCACGACATAACACGCGAGTGGGCCGAGTTCAGTGTGTCCACGCTGCAGGCGCCACCCGCCTGCATGAAGGATGCAGAGGAGCAGGCTGCCCAAACACCAGCCGGTCGCCGCAAGAGTTTCACCTTCGTTATTCCCTACCTCAACGATCGGAATCACATTCTCGTGCGACGTGTAGTGGATCGATCCGAGCTCCTGGACGAAAGCTTTAATGAGGAGCCCGATAAGCTGCAAGAGTTCACCTTCCGGGAAAAGCTTCCTGCTCAACCGGATGCCGAGTCTCTCGCCTGCGCAGACATGATCAACGACATGATCAACACTGTGGCCATCAGCTGCAGCGAGAACAGTTTCATAAGCGAGGATCCGGATGCGGTGGGTACTTCTTCGTTGGCCAAGTCCTCCGATTTGAGTCCTGCTAAGGAGGAGTCTGGCAGGGACGCGGACAAGTCGGGCGGCAAGGCAAAGCGACTGCCCAACAAGCAGAAGCGCCTGGCCAATGAACTGAGGCGGCTCAATGCCACCATCATTGACGCTGCTGCCAGAAATGCAGACGGTGAGTTGGCCTACCTACCTGTTAAGTGGTATTAGATCATAATTATTTCCTTTTCTAGCTAACAAGCCCTGCATTAAGGATTACTGCCAGTTGGGCTGCCTGTGCGCCAGCCTCGCAGGTACAGAGTTGCCAGTACGGGATCACTGCGGACGTGCAGAGTGTGTCCTAGACTGCCGTTGCCTGGGAGCGGAGCAGGGTCGGGTCATGCGCGTGGAGGCTGCAGATGTAATATTCACGTTGTTTCAATGCATGTGTGAAATTCCTAATAATTTACTCTCTTCTAAACCAGGGTCGCGGAATTTCCAACGAGGATGCGTTCAACTTGCGCCGTAAGGCCACTGCTCGGCTGGCCAAAATGGAAAAGGACTTTACCTCCACCTTGGTGCTCACCGACAACGAGACACTGCTGATCAACGAGTCGCAGGGCGACAAGAAGCGACGCTGCACAAAGGCCCCCAAGCGTTATGAGGATTTCGATGACTCCATGTTCGACGAGGAGGAAAAGGAAGTGGTTTCACCAACCTCAAAGAAGCAAAAAAAgattgccgctgctgctgcggctgccgCTGcggctgcagctgctgctgccgctgccagCGCCAAGACAGCTGCTCCGGCTCTAAGCGAACCGTGCTCGGTGAAGGATACGGATATGGCCAAGCTGAAGCATTGCTTTGTGGGACTACGCCGGTTGTCAAACATTGAGAACTTGGCCACGTTCTGCATGACGCACCAGCTGTATAAGTGCTTCTGTGGCGGTGAGTCCCCCGATGGCAAGCCTGTGGTTATCGAAAAGGAACAGTGGAACGCGCCGGTGACCCACTTTAATCCGGAACTGGCCACCAGGGCGCATTACAGTTTTGAGCGACCGCCGGAGGAGATTCCCACAAAGAagaaaggaaaggaaaagaAAGCTAAACTGAAGCTTGAGCAGAAAGCGAGCGAAGAGGAGCAAAAGCCAAAGACTAAAGAAGAGGAGAAACCAATACTTAAGACTGAATCCACAGAAGAACCGAAGGCAGCTGTTTCCTCATTTAATGATGAGTCCCCTCTTCAAAGGTCCATTGAATTGGATACGATCTTCAGCTACTTCCGCTCGCGCCCTCAAATCTGCCGGCGAGCCATTTCCGTTCCAAAGAACTCCTACCAGCGCCTGAACCAACGAAGGGCAGAACGGGTGCGCAACTATACGGCGCGGCAAGAGACTGCTGAAACAATGGAGCTGCTCAAGAGTCGCATCCAGGGTGCCATTACGTACTACCGCAAGGAATTGGAT contains:
- the LOC119548981 gene encoding uncharacterized protein LOC119548981; translated protein: MTYELPPIILQGKELIKYRHLKRKYPVSKDFLQRNWWNVKRFIINALTPRCILRNYAWRRRRGHRVVILRRVRILLFDPRLKRMIKRRLQNVRQWSKTLVGHYRKMGRIEEYEETEVYSVAEPLGAEELSKQMKQQLELLKTGKRSLSLIEDANPSAEVPLKKLKIQPEIAEETPSEEVDDHLDGSDLAPSKEAAERTPTKSPAQVTASEDAPTPPTPSKEQSGQTSTCSSAEKTDKAEKAGGSKFLDMLMSKVRVKNFAREDNIPSEPTVAPFCASEDDGSEDFVGFDESVHQPGMLLTPLVPSNCKTTEGNSAFVSESLDAYMREHHIKDPDSAQEEKDKLLEPMGHDGQVTSHSMAPPMDMPAVPEALQRLRTVAERRQYLQRCKNHKMGIINNEANVYRELQRKQRQRKVKIGAMQALQAPESQMPFTRQGWQAASYVATEDSNYYYQVIQVDGEMVRLPGARGNNLKREKSPYLSRLTRKEENELKCSDDCLDTRICRELKVIPTRVSPPRNPKVLNQFPLPAIFRPCPLSKKPLQRPLDDDTAALLLAGGSMAVVSMPNVQLDVMPELGRPLDEIAKRYLQHILPHHDITREWAEFSVSTLQAPPACMKDAEEQAAQTPAGRRKSFTFVIPYLNDRNHILVRRVVDRSELLDESFNEEPDKLQEFTFREKLPAQPDAESLACADMINDMINTVAISCSENSFISEDPDAVGTSSLAKSSDLSPAKEESGRDADKSGGKAKRLPNKQKRLANELRRLNATIIDAAARNADANKPCIKDYCQLGCLCASLAGTELPVRDHCGRAECVLDCRCLGAEQGRVMRVEAADGRGISNEDAFNLRRKATARLAKMEKDFTSTLVLTDNETLLINESQGDKKRRCTKAPKRYEDFDDSMFDEEEKEVVSPTSKKQKKIAAAAAAAAAAAAAAAAASAKTAAPALSEPCSVKDTDMAKLKHCFVGLRRLSNIENLATFCMTHQLYKCFCGGESPDGKPVVIEKEQWNAPVTHFNPELATRAHYSFERPPEEIPTKKKGKEKKAKLKLEQKASEEEQKPKTKEEEKPILKTESTEEPKAAVSSFNDESPLQRSIELDTIFSYFRSRPQICRRAISVPKNSYQRLNQRRAERVRNYTARQETAETMELLKSRIQGAITYYRKELDRQRKRELSKKASKSSVIEVRDDSDGSEASTRQKRSGTPSKGSAPVKRIKLQTDEPLPPEEGNKLDIQVPRIAACYSLNAASADVLASGMAAAAASVTGADSNSSETDSPNFRSFYNEVVKNMNTLVSKKMQDIDLALQRESKIIPSPNEEILCIIKWTNFLAAFESGFVFIWDVQMKNHSFLAATTTNQMPSVCGAIAVVNTKFAPDAQALPLMARMLMNSTRNENTNRLAVVMQGRQSYWLVKGFLRHMEGNACTKPTPLTHPLLTKKINVLCSLLVKQRIREHQKKLQSGGGSQSELPNSSTADVPPPSSLLKQRSRDHRKKSQSEEASSSTPSLAKAVSGSSASVATATTTSSTPGPAAAPPCPGKISSPGTKGKSGAAGIRSNIEFRKVNHNDVDELQIPEQHKTDHRWVVLDIFDDFSHIFVPAFGDMISLTRIHSVMKVAGETQKVVKLQFFPNSPYDAFVTPSSKKKIYFGPLGLDMPPPVLVLLQSVDRKMMLREVYQREHSIPVQRHRRSMAFWVLHVNGQVHFEIDMESTTKLAANQNNSTETPSLNVVKIPSQLSVELEKNDEAVPPVVIIDSDEEDDDHDQLVIDEQEEHQLVTEIKQEQPRTSFTIQTMPFSGALQITSAESVDPPPRPPKDVTTCSLTGGFMPFIANVPAINGDVAPTTQYLTPQVQVTTSLSVPETVSSSLSAHPPGSKAVHNRINESLQELLSSGNTVTPGGITITKLDGKDKKLPSEALNKRIPVITGIAKQAPKALPAPGTVTAARAPVIRPLPTPNSKGPQIIRPLAQGQGTVVRLYPKAATTASNRQSMPGSSKPAVAATPRQSLPAKVTKTSDKPSPVGISKLPVLAEPSARMSLPLKPATAGDHLPSRQSLPAKAVVQPPVALRPESVTAAGQKPAAQQGNEKPCYGIMAAKGLPRFRVKVHGSDFLVKVAEEGVFRFRTFGSAAGFLNRHLAKNPEFKPFLPAQWKFQALEQTNQQVPSKNHRSPAAIVIED